A window of Corallococcus macrosporus DSM 14697 contains these coding sequences:
- a CDS encoding M61 family metallopeptidase: MHPAVRYRVSMPRPHTHLLEVEASFPGGASELDAVLPVWTPGSYLVREFARQVQDVTAHAPDGAPLPVRRTDKRTWRVDAKGAAVTLRYRVYAHELTVRTNHLDGSHAYFNGAATFLYTEATRGLEHHVTVDAPQGWRTFCALGQRAGAFVAQDYDELVDSPFEVGPHSPLTFTVEGVPHEVVVWGDTVQDPERLCADLRRVCECQARVFGGLPMPRYLILLYLTERGRGGLEHKASTALLFPRAGLASNRGWEDLLTLVAHEYFHLWFIKRVKPRALVPFDYAKENYTSLLWAFEGSTAYYDNLFVRRAGLMSAQRYLTRLGETLTALHATPGRRVQTLTEASLVSWVKHYRPDENSPNSAISYYLKGEVVSALLDLELRRATGDARSLDDVMRLLWERYGDGSGVPEDGVEAVASEVAGVDLTPFFDRALRTTAPLDYGVFAHVGLELNFRPRESASDKGGTPPPRGRAGEGRPRGWLGVTTRGSGTISVVMDGSPAQDAGLYVEDDLVALDGWKVDGANLLARCEERRPGETVRLTVFRRDRLVEIPVVLGTKPAEAAWLSRVERPTDAQKAAYQAWLGVPWEETPGAS, translated from the coding sequence ATGCACCCTGCTGTCCGCTACCGCGTCTCCATGCCCCGGCCGCACACGCACCTGCTGGAGGTGGAAGCCTCCTTTCCGGGGGGCGCCAGCGAGCTGGACGCCGTGCTGCCGGTGTGGACGCCCGGCAGCTACCTGGTGCGGGAGTTCGCGCGGCAGGTGCAGGACGTGACGGCCCACGCGCCAGACGGCGCGCCCCTGCCGGTGCGGCGCACCGACAAGCGCACCTGGCGGGTGGACGCGAAGGGCGCGGCCGTGACGCTGCGCTACCGCGTCTATGCCCATGAGCTGACGGTGCGCACCAACCACCTGGACGGCTCCCACGCCTACTTCAACGGCGCCGCCACGTTCCTCTACACGGAGGCCACGCGCGGGCTGGAGCATCACGTCACGGTGGACGCGCCCCAGGGCTGGCGGACCTTCTGCGCGCTGGGCCAGCGGGCCGGCGCCTTCGTGGCCCAGGACTACGACGAGCTGGTGGACAGCCCCTTCGAGGTCGGCCCCCACTCGCCCCTCACCTTCACCGTGGAGGGCGTGCCGCATGAAGTCGTGGTGTGGGGCGACACGGTGCAGGACCCGGAGCGCCTGTGCGCGGACCTGCGGCGCGTCTGTGAATGCCAGGCCCGGGTGTTCGGCGGGCTCCCCATGCCGCGCTACCTCATCTTGCTGTACCTGACGGAGCGAGGCCGCGGCGGCCTGGAGCACAAGGCCAGCACCGCGCTGCTCTTCCCGCGCGCGGGCCTCGCCAGCAACCGCGGCTGGGAGGACCTGCTCACCCTGGTGGCGCACGAGTACTTCCACCTGTGGTTCATCAAGCGGGTGAAGCCGCGCGCGCTGGTGCCCTTCGACTACGCGAAGGAGAACTACACCTCGCTGCTGTGGGCCTTCGAGGGCTCCACGGCCTACTACGACAACCTCTTCGTGCGGCGCGCCGGGCTGATGTCCGCGCAGCGCTACCTCACGCGCCTGGGCGAGACGCTCACCGCGCTGCACGCCACGCCGGGGCGCCGCGTGCAGACGCTGACGGAGGCGTCCCTCGTGAGCTGGGTGAAGCACTACCGCCCCGACGAGAACTCGCCCAACAGCGCCATCTCCTACTACCTCAAGGGCGAGGTCGTCTCCGCGCTGCTCGACCTGGAGCTTCGCCGCGCCACCGGTGACGCCCGGAGCCTGGACGACGTCATGCGCCTCTTGTGGGAGCGTTACGGCGACGGCTCCGGCGTCCCCGAGGACGGCGTGGAGGCCGTGGCGAGCGAGGTGGCGGGCGTGGACCTCACGCCCTTCTTCGACCGGGCCCTGCGCACCACGGCGCCGCTGGACTACGGCGTCTTCGCGCACGTGGGGCTGGAGCTGAACTTCCGTCCCCGCGAGTCCGCCAGCGACAAGGGCGGCACGCCGCCGCCGCGAGGCCGGGCCGGAGAAGGCAGGCCCCGGGGCTGGCTGGGCGTCACCACGCGGGGCAGCGGCACCATCTCCGTGGTGATGGATGGCTCGCCCGCGCAGGACGCCGGGCTCTACGTGGAGGACGACCTGGTCGCGCTGGATGGCTGGAAGGTGGACGGCGCCAACCTGCTGGCCCGCTGCGAGGAGCGGCGGCCCGGCGAGACGGTGCGCCTCACCGTGTTCCGACGCGACCGCCTGGTGGAAATCCCGGTGGTGCTGGGGACGAAGCCCGCGGAGGCCGCGTGGCTGTCCCGCGTGGAGCGGCCCACGGACGCCCAGAAGGCCGCGTATCAGGCGTGGCTCGGCGTGCCCTGGGAAGAGACACCCGGGGCGTCGTAG
- a CDS encoding RsmB/NOP family class I SAM-dependent RNA methyltransferase, with protein MATQRKSRPHSRSAPKKSGAQAGKKPAPSERPERPLREDLVLQACLEAYGSVRHEGRMADRALDFTLRRKANLYSNERRAVAERVYGLLRRQRTVDFLLSRAHPRFGGLETSRQDVLRLAASRVLYGEPHGLVARQSALTPPDAQALAALPEAAAALEALPAKERFPIAASLPDFLADRFLQTFGRDAARAAEAMNERAPLVARANLLKGDRDALAQRLTAEKVDVKPTPLSPLGLVLETRINAFSLESFRAGLLELQDEGSQLLGMLVDAPPTRVVDACAGAGGKTLQLAAQMKNRGDLHALDVDERRMEDLKKRARRAGVHNVRTQLIPHEGPEADAALTPLKGKADRVLVDAPCSGTGTFRRKPDARYRLTPEDLEMHVGRQKALLARFATLVKPGGRLIYGTCSVLREENEGVVEDFLARHPDFTVKPVAELLGPELGEKVGAGPYLRLAPHTHGTDGFFGAVLVRAK; from the coding sequence ATGGCCACCCAACGCAAGTCCCGCCCGCACTCGCGGTCGGCCCCGAAGAAGTCCGGCGCCCAGGCCGGGAAGAAGCCCGCACCCTCCGAGCGCCCCGAGCGGCCCCTGCGAGAGGACCTGGTCCTCCAGGCCTGCCTGGAGGCGTACGGCTCGGTCCGGCACGAGGGCCGCATGGCGGACCGGGCCCTGGACTTCACCCTGCGCCGCAAGGCCAACCTCTACTCCAACGAGCGCCGCGCCGTGGCCGAGCGCGTCTATGGCCTGCTGCGCCGCCAGCGCACGGTGGACTTCCTGCTGTCGCGGGCCCACCCGCGCTTCGGCGGCCTGGAGACCTCGCGGCAGGACGTCCTCCGGCTGGCCGCCTCGCGCGTCCTCTACGGCGAGCCCCACGGCCTGGTGGCCCGTCAGTCCGCGCTGACGCCCCCGGACGCCCAGGCCCTGGCCGCGCTCCCCGAGGCCGCCGCCGCGCTGGAGGCCCTGCCCGCCAAGGAGCGCTTCCCCATCGCCGCGTCCCTGCCGGACTTCCTCGCGGACCGCTTCCTCCAGACCTTCGGCCGGGACGCCGCGCGCGCCGCGGAGGCGATGAACGAGCGCGCCCCGCTGGTCGCCCGCGCCAACCTCCTCAAGGGCGACCGCGACGCGCTGGCGCAGCGGCTGACGGCGGAGAAGGTGGACGTGAAGCCCACGCCGCTGTCGCCCCTGGGTCTGGTGCTGGAGACGCGCATCAACGCCTTCTCGCTGGAGAGCTTCCGCGCCGGCCTGCTGGAGCTCCAGGACGAGGGCAGCCAGTTGCTCGGCATGCTCGTGGACGCGCCGCCCACCCGCGTGGTGGACGCGTGCGCGGGCGCGGGCGGCAAGACGCTGCAGCTCGCCGCGCAGATGAAGAACCGGGGAGATTTGCACGCCCTGGACGTGGATGAGCGCCGCATGGAGGACCTGAAGAAGCGCGCGCGCCGCGCGGGCGTGCACAACGTGCGCACCCAGCTCATCCCCCACGAGGGCCCGGAGGCGGACGCCGCGCTGACGCCCCTCAAGGGCAAGGCGGACCGGGTGCTTGTGGACGCGCCGTGCAGCGGCACCGGCACCTTCCGCCGCAAGCCGGACGCGCGCTACCGCCTCACGCCCGAGGATTTGGAGATGCACGTGGGCCGGCAGAAGGCCCTGCTGGCGCGCTTCGCCACGCTGGTGAAGCCCGGCGGCCGGCTCATCTACGGCACGTGCAGCGTGCTGCGCGAGGAGAACGAGGGCGTCGTGGAGGACTTCCTCGCCAGGCACCCCGACTTCACGGTGAAGCCGGTGGCGGAGCTGCTGGGCCCGGAGCTGGGTGAGAAGGTCGGCGCCGGCCCCTACCTCCGGCTGGCGCCCCACACCCACGGGACGGACGGCTTCTTCGGCGCCGTCCTCGTCCGCGCGAAGTAA
- a CDS encoding VTC domain-containing protein produces the protein MLSFAEGEVTKLRREFKLVLAEKTAAALGTRLTLELEGHLPPPTRIVSVYFDRPGGPLAARAMRTPDDCLKVRTKEYAPDLGAGGAPRVVLEVKRERRGLTQKRRVWVPRSDLGRVLRGGASLLPLIAGGSLSPVLAVTYTRHVYQSSQAWRVTVDRDIRYHRIAPEQALSQLALSVERLEPAQWVEPRVVVEVKHLGHELPEWLASLNPGGGPAYSKFAEGMAKVHAFAADGVAGG, from the coding sequence ATGCTGTCCTTCGCGGAAGGAGAAGTCACCAAGCTCCGGCGGGAATTCAAGCTGGTGCTGGCAGAGAAGACGGCGGCGGCGCTGGGCACGCGCCTCACGCTGGAGCTGGAGGGGCACCTGCCCCCTCCCACGCGCATCGTGTCCGTCTACTTCGACCGGCCGGGTGGTCCGCTGGCGGCGCGGGCCATGCGCACGCCGGACGACTGTCTCAAGGTCCGGACGAAGGAGTACGCGCCCGACCTGGGCGCGGGCGGCGCGCCGCGCGTGGTGCTGGAGGTGAAGCGGGAGCGGCGCGGCCTCACGCAGAAGCGCCGGGTGTGGGTGCCGCGCTCCGACCTGGGCCGCGTGCTGCGCGGCGGCGCCAGCCTGCTGCCGCTCATCGCGGGTGGCAGCCTCAGCCCGGTGCTGGCGGTGACGTACACGCGCCACGTGTACCAGTCCTCGCAGGCGTGGCGGGTGACGGTGGATCGCGACATTCGCTACCACCGGATTGCGCCGGAGCAGGCGCTGTCACAGCTTGCGCTGTCGGTGGAGCGGCTGGAGCCCGCGCAGTGGGTGGAGCCGCGAGTGGTGGTGGAGGTGAAGCACCTCGGGCACGAATTGCCCGAGTGGCTGGCGTCGCTCAATCCGGGCGGAGGGCCGGCCTACAGCAAGTTCGCAGAGGGAATGGCGAAGGTCCACGCTTTCGCCGCGGATGGCGTCGCAGGGGGATAG
- a CDS encoding tetratricopeptide repeat protein yields MDPASPNVIPLEAPLPRCTRHRNAVAGWRCGRCDASRCPDCVVGRRAHTVELIACEQCGDVAQPLLTPRSRVPMARRLQCAWRYVFSQSGLQVLVAVSLFLAVFRWLMELAISFSALIPLTIYGGIFWGTFFTLAQGSARGETTLQSPDFRDYFHDAILPGLRGVVTFAIVWMPAFLYVTVLRPLLEVGTSALGAWLRSQDTPGLLDVDPVLVFLLLLGALWLPAALLITAARQPMLTLFNVPATFRIVRRLGSDYTRVTAVLMLLGVLHLVTHGVAVVLRVLDIFLVSRVLAEAVTLVIPFTAAHVLGLLLYTRGDVLGYGVEQDYLVPVLGDAGPSREAPPIRENAPLFGAEAVATTAEARTPEHDSAEALAAAVQARDVPLAMSLYATARQQPRLRVPPEHHLFVGQAAAVEGNYPLAVAALESAADVAPDDPTAPKALVLLARVLGERMHDTSRAEEVYRYVLHRYPDTAAARFASERVAPTSD; encoded by the coding sequence ATGGACCCCGCGTCGCCCAACGTCATCCCACTGGAAGCGCCCCTGCCCCGCTGCACGCGGCACCGGAACGCCGTGGCGGGGTGGCGCTGCGGCCGGTGCGACGCGTCGCGCTGCCCTGACTGCGTGGTGGGGCGGCGGGCCCACACGGTGGAGCTGATTGCGTGCGAGCAATGCGGTGACGTGGCGCAGCCCCTGCTCACCCCTCGCAGCCGGGTGCCCATGGCGCGGCGCCTCCAGTGCGCGTGGCGCTACGTCTTCTCCCAGTCCGGCCTCCAGGTCCTGGTGGCCGTCAGCCTCTTCCTGGCCGTGTTCCGGTGGCTGATGGAGCTTGCCATCTCCTTCTCGGCCCTCATCCCGCTGACAATCTACGGCGGCATCTTCTGGGGCACCTTCTTCACGCTGGCGCAGGGCTCGGCCCGCGGCGAGACGACCCTGCAGTCGCCCGACTTCCGCGACTACTTCCATGACGCCATCCTCCCCGGCCTGCGGGGCGTGGTGACCTTCGCCATCGTCTGGATGCCCGCGTTCCTCTACGTCACGGTGCTGCGCCCGCTGCTGGAGGTGGGGACCTCGGCGCTCGGCGCGTGGCTCCGGAGCCAGGACACGCCCGGGCTGCTGGACGTGGACCCGGTGCTCGTCTTCCTGCTGCTGCTCGGCGCGCTCTGGCTCCCCGCCGCGCTCCTCATCACCGCCGCGCGCCAGCCCATGCTGACCCTGTTCAACGTGCCCGCGACCTTTCGCATCGTCCGCCGCCTGGGCTCGGACTACACGCGAGTCACGGCGGTGCTGATGCTCCTGGGCGTCCTCCACCTGGTGACGCACGGGGTGGCGGTGGTGCTGCGCGTGCTGGACATCTTCCTCGTCTCCCGCGTGCTGGCGGAAGCCGTCACGCTGGTCATCCCCTTCACCGCCGCGCACGTGCTGGGGCTGCTGCTCTACACGCGGGGCGACGTGCTGGGGTATGGCGTGGAGCAGGACTACCTGGTCCCCGTCCTGGGCGACGCCGGGCCGAGCCGCGAGGCCCCGCCCATCCGAGAGAACGCGCCCCTTTTCGGAGCGGAAGCGGTGGCCACCACCGCCGAGGCGCGCACGCCCGAACATGACTCAGCGGAGGCACTGGCGGCCGCCGTGCAGGCCCGTGACGTTCCGCTCGCGATGTCGCTGTATGCCACCGCGCGGCAGCAGCCGCGGCTGCGTGTGCCGCCCGAGCACCACCTGTTCGTCGGGCAGGCCGCGGCCGTGGAAGGAAACTACCCACTGGCGGTAGCGGCGTTGGAATCCGCGGCGGATGTGGCACCGGATGACCCCACCGCGCCCAAGGCGTTGGTCCTCCTGGCGCGAGTCCTGGGCGAGCGGATGCACGACACCTCACGCGCGGAAGAAGTCTACCGCTACGTGCTCCACCGATACCCAGACACGGCAGCGGCGCGCTTCGCGAGTGAACGGGTGGCCCCGACTTCCGACTGA
- a CDS encoding metallophosphoesterase, with translation MHRKTPLHLATLAASLTLLASTASAGTLYRDPYLQKVGPDTATVAFRLAANCQAEVRYGEGAADQSAVSQDSGKAHAVVLTGLKPGTEYTYEVSACGLRTPLNRFRTAPVPGTRSVHFITVGDFGTGGSNQRKVVSAMVKRNAELFVALGDNAYADGTEAEIQNNLFVPMEALLAQVPFFAALGNHEYVTNQGQPYLDNLYLPSNNPEGTERYYSFDWGHVHFVALDSNCAVGLASADRCTRDAQKTWLERDLAGSTQPWKIVFFHHPPWSSGEHGSQLSMRRHFGPIMEKYGVDLVLTGHDHNYERSKPMKGDGIAADGEQGIPYLVVGGGGATLRQLPGSKPDWSVIRDNQTYGFLDVTVVDGTLTAELMGHDGTTADRFTLQKDLPPQEPLPEGELALVVEGERGVAPHRALFRATPTLTGAAVTWDFGDGGAAEGEAVEHVFALPGQYTVTATATQGAVKQTATALVQVAEAESPGEEPQTPDPGTPDTGSPSPRPGLPDSPEDPDDGLSASSGGCAAGPTATLLPASLALLAAGLLYRRRK, from the coding sequence ATGCACCGGAAGACCCCCCTTCACCTTGCCACCCTGGCGGCCTCCCTGACGCTGCTGGCCAGCACCGCGAGCGCGGGCACGCTGTACCGGGACCCCTACCTGCAGAAGGTCGGCCCCGACACGGCGACCGTGGCGTTCCGGCTGGCGGCCAACTGCCAGGCCGAGGTGCGTTACGGCGAGGGGGCAGCCGACCAGTCCGCCGTCTCCCAGGACAGCGGGAAGGCGCACGCGGTGGTGCTGACCGGCCTGAAGCCCGGCACCGAGTACACGTACGAGGTGTCGGCCTGTGGCCTGCGCACGCCGCTCAACCGCTTCCGCACCGCGCCCGTGCCCGGGACGCGCAGCGTGCACTTCATCACGGTGGGCGACTTCGGCACGGGCGGCTCGAACCAGCGCAAGGTCGTCTCGGCCATGGTGAAGCGGAACGCGGAGCTGTTCGTCGCGCTGGGGGACAACGCGTACGCCGACGGGACCGAGGCGGAGATCCAGAACAACCTCTTCGTGCCCATGGAGGCCCTGCTGGCCCAGGTGCCCTTCTTCGCGGCGCTGGGCAACCATGAGTACGTGACGAACCAGGGGCAGCCCTACCTGGACAACCTCTACCTGCCCTCCAACAACCCGGAAGGCACCGAGCGCTACTACTCGTTCGACTGGGGCCATGTGCACTTCGTGGCGCTCGACTCCAACTGCGCCGTGGGCCTGGCGTCGGCGGACCGCTGCACGCGCGACGCGCAGAAGACGTGGCTGGAGCGGGACCTCGCGGGCTCGACGCAGCCCTGGAAGATTGTCTTCTTCCACCACCCGCCCTGGTCCAGCGGCGAGCACGGCTCGCAGCTCTCCATGCGGCGCCACTTCGGCCCCATCATGGAGAAGTACGGCGTGGACCTGGTGCTCACCGGGCATGACCACAACTACGAGCGCAGCAAGCCCATGAAGGGTGACGGCATCGCCGCGGACGGCGAGCAGGGCATCCCCTACCTCGTGGTGGGCGGCGGCGGCGCGACGCTGCGGCAGCTCCCGGGCAGCAAGCCGGACTGGAGCGTCATCCGCGACAACCAGACCTACGGCTTCCTCGACGTGACGGTGGTGGACGGCACGCTCACCGCGGAGCTGATGGGCCATGACGGCACCACCGCGGACCGCTTCACGCTGCAGAAGGACCTGCCGCCCCAGGAGCCGCTCCCCGAGGGCGAGCTGGCGCTCGTCGTCGAGGGTGAGCGCGGCGTGGCCCCCCACCGCGCCCTCTTCAGGGCCACCCCGACCCTGACCGGCGCGGCGGTGACCTGGGACTTCGGGGACGGCGGCGCGGCCGAGGGCGAGGCGGTGGAGCACGTCTTCGCCCTCCCCGGTCAGTACACGGTGACGGCCACCGCCACCCAGGGCGCGGTGAAGCAGACGGCCACCGCGCTCGTCCAGGTGGCCGAGGCGGAGTCCCCTGGCGAGGAGCCGCAGACGCCCGACCCGGGCACGCCGGACACGGGCTCGCCGTCGCCCCGCCCGGGGCTGCCGGACTCGCCGGAGGACCCGGATGACGGGCTGAGCGCGTCCAGCGGAGGTTGCGCCGCCGGGCCCACCGCCACCCTCCTCCCTGCCTCCCTGGCCCTGCTGGCCGCGGGCCTGCTCTACCGCCGCCGGAAGTAG
- a CDS encoding ribonuclease HII, translating into MSADTVEQLLQCALSELTARYVTQANPVPAGLLEALDADPRAGAQALARRIRSRQEKNRAEGQRLRRLLRYETELWAQGHTHIAGVDEAGMAPLAGPVVAAAAVLPKGFKLKGLDDSKKILDADKREALAVAIKREAVAWAVGRAEVEEIDRINIYHAGLLAMRRAVEGLAVKPDHLLVDARTVPECSVPQQGIIKGDALSLSIAAASILAKTTRDRWMTELDARYPGYGLAAHKGYPTPHHLQALKEKGVLPIHRRSFAPVREALGLPTTPSPDARQAELFPAAEPRTAVKS; encoded by the coding sequence ATGTCCGCAGACACCGTGGAACAGTTGCTCCAGTGCGCGCTGTCCGAGCTGACCGCGCGCTACGTCACCCAGGCGAACCCCGTCCCCGCCGGCCTGCTGGAGGCGTTGGACGCGGACCCGCGCGCGGGAGCCCAGGCGCTCGCCCGGCGCATCCGTTCGCGCCAGGAGAAGAACCGCGCCGAGGGCCAGCGCCTGCGCCGCCTGCTCCGCTACGAGACGGAGCTGTGGGCGCAGGGCCACACGCACATCGCGGGCGTGGACGAGGCGGGCATGGCGCCGCTCGCGGGGCCGGTGGTCGCCGCCGCGGCCGTGCTGCCCAAGGGCTTCAAGCTCAAGGGGCTGGACGACTCGAAGAAGATCCTGGACGCCGACAAGCGCGAGGCGCTGGCCGTGGCCATCAAGCGAGAAGCGGTGGCCTGGGCCGTGGGCCGCGCGGAGGTCGAGGAGATCGACCGCATCAACATCTACCACGCGGGGCTGCTGGCCATGCGCCGCGCGGTGGAGGGGCTGGCGGTGAAGCCGGACCACCTGCTGGTGGACGCGCGCACGGTGCCGGAGTGCTCCGTGCCGCAGCAGGGCATCATCAAGGGGGACGCGCTGTCCCTGAGCATCGCCGCGGCCTCCATCCTGGCGAAGACGACGCGGGACCGCTGGATGACGGAGCTGGATGCCCGGTACCCGGGCTACGGGCTCGCCGCGCACAAGGGCTACCCCACGCCGCACCATCTGCAGGCGCTCAAGGAGAAGGGCGTGCTGCCCATCCACCGGCGCAGCTTCGCGCCGGTGCGCGAGGCCCTGGGCCTGCCCACCACGCCATCACCCGACGCACGGCAGGCGGAGCTGTTCCCCGCGGCCGAGCCCCGAACGGCGGTGAAGTCATGA
- a CDS encoding DUF4956 domain-containing protein, producing the protein MDAPFSALFEGAKAEFSALSITAILPRMLAAALIGTLLSLRPWRLLMKRALPKADMIQAQVLLCAAAAVITAVIGDSLAKAFGLVGLGGFVRFRSGLKDPRDAAILFLMIGLGMACGHGSLGLAFVGTLFVMALLFVLDCFNREEAPAAVKQRLVLSAQSDDLVGAEATLRRALGERNVMVKSCALDFDGRRLELEVEEPEPGSLAAALGRTEGAALRGLRWTAVNPKSTREERV; encoded by the coding sequence ATGGACGCCCCATTCTCGGCGCTGTTCGAAGGCGCGAAGGCGGAGTTCAGCGCGCTGTCCATCACCGCGATACTTCCGCGGATGCTGGCCGCGGCGCTCATCGGCACGCTGCTCTCGCTGCGGCCCTGGCGCCTGCTCATGAAGCGCGCGCTGCCCAAGGCGGACATGATTCAGGCCCAGGTGCTGCTGTGCGCGGCGGCGGCGGTCATCACCGCCGTCATCGGCGACAGCCTGGCGAAGGCCTTCGGGCTGGTGGGCCTGGGCGGCTTCGTGCGCTTCCGCTCCGGCCTCAAGGACCCGCGCGACGCGGCCATCCTCTTCCTGATGATTGGCCTGGGCATGGCGTGCGGACATGGCAGCCTGGGGCTGGCCTTCGTCGGGACGCTGTTCGTGATGGCCCTGCTCTTCGTGCTGGACTGCTTCAACCGCGAGGAGGCGCCCGCCGCGGTGAAGCAGCGGCTGGTGCTGTCCGCGCAGTCGGACGACCTGGTGGGCGCGGAGGCCACGCTGCGCCGGGCGCTGGGTGAGCGGAACGTCATGGTGAAGAGCTGCGCGCTCGACTTCGACGGGCGGCGGCTGGAGCTGGAAGTGGAGGAGCCGGAGCCGGGCTCCCTCGCCGCGGCCCTGGGCCGCACGGAAGGGGCGGCCCTGCGCGGCTTGCGGTGGACGGCGGTGAATCCGAAGAGCACACGGGAGGAGCGGGTATGA
- a CDS encoding carboxypeptidase-like regulatory domain-containing protein, with protein MERAGDDCQAELVSLKVEVLSADGARVRGATVTGTNVSSNVSITGVTDDQGISTAINESLAPSAVRVVATAGAKVSPPQQVEWLCDSCNCQPEPATLQLQLNP; from the coding sequence ATGGAGCGCGCGGGAGACGACTGCCAGGCGGAGCTGGTGTCGCTGAAGGTGGAGGTGCTGTCCGCGGACGGCGCGCGCGTGCGCGGGGCCACCGTCACCGGCACCAACGTGAGCTCCAACGTGAGCATCACCGGCGTGACGGATGACCAGGGCATCAGCACCGCCATCAACGAATCGCTCGCGCCCAGCGCGGTGCGGGTGGTGGCCACGGCGGGCGCCAAGGTGTCTCCGCCCCAGCAGGTGGAGTGGTTGTGTGATTCCTGCAACTGCCAGCCAGAGCCGGCCACCCTTCAACTCCAGCTCAATCCGTAA
- the tmk gene encoding dTMP kinase: MFIDFEGIDGSGKTTLSNLLAAKLKRLGYRVSHAREGGELKAPTARRIRELTRDSRLMEMSPRAEFFLNLARDAQQLDEVVAPALSRGEVCITDRYLYSQLALSGGGRGLPMEELRPACELASQGLWPDLVILVDVDPDLARLRKRLGKLQSKRVSDGDSRKGLAGAGLAVRVRESFLEMARKDPQRWLILENNDVPLRVLEQRLVDAVVARLEGREQQVQRIVPAPARPRPAGPTTLQNVEERFFQTLDAVEQREPALAVWMLSGVPGLPAHQQRLAFAERFPGLTARGMAGLDDAPAMDLREVLADLAPAEVAFSLTGRTDSRAAMLRQRLYAQAPAEVLASLRHDGSAPAWALRERAMRDGRLAEVLAGLAGQDCEESWVVREAGMQRKLFAEVARSLTGVPGARADALREVLLPHDRLAVLRSTLGLDTAVARGLREALAGKALKLVLRSLTGLDTEEAWALRERGAPLTKEALDSVDGMDVTRAWKLRVEHLGRWPTTAVSSLKGLPLGPHAQALVERVLAEHPDRLPVLRNAYAVVATARTLAPQPGRAVRVDATARVEV, translated from the coding sequence GTGTTCATCGACTTTGAAGGCATTGACGGCAGCGGCAAGACGACGCTCTCCAACCTGCTGGCCGCGAAGCTGAAGCGGCTGGGCTACCGGGTGTCGCACGCCCGGGAGGGCGGCGAGTTGAAAGCCCCCACGGCGCGGCGCATCCGGGAGCTGACGCGCGACTCGCGGCTGATGGAGATGTCGCCCCGCGCGGAGTTCTTCCTCAACCTGGCGCGGGACGCCCAGCAGTTGGATGAAGTGGTGGCGCCCGCGCTGTCCCGGGGCGAGGTGTGCATCACCGACCGCTACCTGTATTCACAGCTCGCGCTCAGCGGCGGCGGCCGCGGCCTGCCCATGGAGGAGCTGCGGCCCGCGTGCGAGCTGGCCTCGCAGGGCCTGTGGCCGGACCTGGTCATCCTGGTGGACGTGGATCCGGACCTGGCGCGGCTGCGCAAGCGCCTGGGCAAGCTCCAGAGCAAGCGCGTCAGTGACGGGGACAGCCGGAAGGGGCTCGCCGGCGCCGGCCTGGCGGTGCGGGTGCGCGAGTCCTTCCTGGAGATGGCGCGCAAGGACCCGCAGCGCTGGCTCATCCTGGAGAACAACGACGTGCCGCTGCGCGTGCTGGAGCAGCGGCTGGTGGACGCGGTGGTGGCCCGGCTGGAGGGCCGCGAGCAGCAGGTGCAGCGAATCGTCCCGGCCCCTGCCCGGCCCCGTCCGGCGGGCCCCACCACCCTCCAGAACGTGGAGGAGCGCTTCTTCCAGACGCTGGACGCCGTGGAGCAGCGCGAACCGGCGCTGGCGGTGTGGATGCTGAGCGGCGTGCCGGGCCTGCCCGCGCACCAGCAGCGACTGGCCTTCGCGGAGCGCTTCCCGGGCCTCACGGCGCGCGGCATGGCGGGCCTGGACGACGCGCCGGCCATGGACCTGCGGGAGGTGCTGGCGGACCTGGCGCCGGCCGAGGTGGCCTTCAGCCTCACGGGCCGCACGGACTCGCGCGCGGCCATGCTGCGCCAGCGGCTGTACGCGCAGGCCCCGGCGGAGGTGCTGGCGAGCCTCAGGCATGACGGCTCGGCCCCGGCCTGGGCCCTGCGTGAGCGCGCGATGCGGGACGGGCGGCTCGCCGAGGTCCTGGCCGGGCTCGCCGGTCAGGACTGCGAGGAGTCCTGGGTGGTGCGCGAGGCGGGCATGCAGCGCAAGCTGTTCGCGGAGGTGGCGCGCAGCCTCACCGGCGTCCCGGGCGCCCGGGCGGACGCGCTGCGCGAGGTGCTGCTGCCCCACGACCGGCTCGCGGTGCTGCGCAGCACCCTGGGCCTGGACACGGCGGTGGCTCGCGGGCTGCGGGAGGCCCTGGCGGGCAAGGCCCTGAAGCTGGTGCTCCGCTCGCTGACGGGGCTGGACACCGAGGAGGCCTGGGCCCTGCGCGAGCGCGGCGCGCCGCTGACGAAGGAGGCCCTGGACTCGGTGGATGGCATGGATGTCACGCGGGCCTGGAAGCTGCGCGTGGAGCACCTGGGCCGGTGGCCCACCACCGCGGTGTCCTCCCTGAAGGGGCTGCCCCTGGGGCCGCATGCGCAAGCGCTCGTCGAGCGCGTCCTGGCGGAGCATCCGGACCGGCTGCCGGTGCTGCGCAATGCCTATGCCGTGGTCGCCACGGCCCGGACGCTCGCGCCGCAGCCCGGGCGCGCGGTCCGCGTGGACGCCACGGCCCGGGTGGAGGTCTAG